The Nocardia vinacea genome contains the following window.
CTGGCCCAACGCGAGTTCGCCCGCAAATACGCCGGGGACTACGGCCGCTGGACCAAACTCACCATCACCCAATGGCCAACCGTGACAATGGAATTGGGCACCAGAGTCGAACGCCACCACTTCCGTCCGATACCACAGGTCGATGCCGCCGTCCTGCGGCTGCGCAGACGCGAACAACCACTGCTCGCACGAAAGGAACTCCGTGGCTACCACCAACTCGTGGAATTCGGCTTCTCCGGCCTAGGTGGTTCCCTCGCGGCCACACTGCGCCGGGTCCATCCGCCACACAAGGTCCGAGCGGCCTGCATTGTTGCCGGAATCGCCCTCGACGAACCCGTAGGCCTCGTCTCCCCGGACCGCTGGCTCACCCTCTACCAGGCATTGAGCTAGCAAATCAGTTGCCCAACTCGGCCGCCATCGGGGTATCGGCGGAGCTACGATGCGCAGATGGCGCACCCCGCTCCGCCGGTTCCGGGGGCGACGGTCGGTCCGGACCGCTCGCCGGGCGGTCCGCGCGGCACCGGGGTCGCCGAGGTCGTCGAGCGATTCGCGGAAGCCTGGCGGGCAGCCGATGCGCCCCCGGATCTGCCCGCCTACCTACCGGATTCCCCAGCCATCCGCCGGGTGTCGCTGATCGAGCTGATCAAGGTCGATCTGGCGAACCGGTGGATGCGTGGCACGGAGCCGAAGCGTCTCGCCGAATACGTCGAGGACCTGCCGGAATTGCGCACCTGGCCGCTGCCGCCCGATCTCATCTACGAAGAGTTCCACGTCCGCAGGCGCGCGGGCAGTTCGGTGAATGTCGAGGAATACACCGCGGCCTATCCCGAACAGGCCGAGCAACTCTCGGAGATGCTGGCCACCGACGATTACCGCAGCACTCTGCTGGCCGTCTATGCCGATCCGGTGAACCTCGACGAGATCGATGTCGGCCAGAAGATCGACGACTTCGACCTGATGACCGGGCTGGGTCGGGGCGCGTTCGCGCGAGTGTTCCTGGCCAGACAGCGCTCCATGCAGCGGCTCGTCGCGGTGAAGATCTCCCAGGACAAGACCGCCGAACCACAGACCCTGGCCCAGCTCGACCACGACTACATCGTGCGGGTCTTCGACCAACGGGTCCTGGAGAGTCGCCGCCTGCGCCTGCTGTACATGCAGTACGTGCCGGGCGGGACACTGTTCACTGTGCTCGAGCGGGTGCGCAACACACCGGCGGCCGAACGCTCGGGCGCACTGCTGGTCGATGTCATCGACTCGGTACTCGCCGACAAGGGCGAGATCCGGCCCAGCGAATCCCCCGTGCGCGCCGAACTGGCCGAACTGTCCTGGCCGGAGACCATCGCCTGGCTCGGGCGCAGACTGGCCCAGGCACTCGACTACGCCGGACGCTGCGGAGTGCTGCACCGCGATATCAAACCGGCCAATGTGCTGCTGACCGCCGAGGGCATACCGAAACTCGCCGATTTCAATATCAGCTTCAGCGGCAATGTCTCCGGTGACAGCCCGGTCGCCTACTTCGGCGGCTCGCTGGCCTATATGTCACCGGAGCAGCTGGCCGCCGTGCACCCGGACAAACCGACGACAGCCGCCGACCTCGATACCCGCAGCGACCTTTACGCGCTGGCCGTCATGCTCTGGGAATTGCTCACCGGCCGTAAGCCTTTCGATGACGATAAGGTGACCGGCGGCGATCGCACCGCACTCGATGGCATGTTGGATCGCCGCTCGCGCAGTCCGCAATCGCTGCCATATCAGGATCTTCCGGCCGATTGCCCAGTGGCGCTGCGTCGCGCACTGGTCCGCGCCCTCGACCCGGATCCGGATAAGCGGTGGGCGCGCGGCGCGGATATGGCCCAGCAATTCGATGTCTGCCTGGACGCGCGCGCCCGCGACCTGGTCGACCCGCCGCCGCACAGCTGGCGGTTGCGCGCACGGGTGCTCATGCACCCCATCATGGCGCTGGCCATCGGCGGTCCGAACGCGCTGGCAATCCTGTACAGCTACAACCACAATCGCACACTCATCATCGCCAAATTGGACGAGCAGGCGCAGCTCCGCTTCGACCAGATCGCCGTCGCCACCTACGGCATCTGCTTCCTGATCGGGATCATCGTCACCAATGTGCTGCTGGTCGATCTGTGGTCCATTTCGCGCGGGCTACGCAAGGGCAAGTCCTACGACGCGCCGACCCTGGCGCGCGCCCGCAGCGAGGCCCTGCAACTCGGTCGCCGAAATGTGTTGACCTGCTTCGCATTATGGGTATTGGCCGGAGTTGTCGTCCCGGTCTCGGTGCAGGTCTCGGGCAATCACCTCACCGCCGAGGCCTATGTGCACTTCTTCATCACCCAGATCGTTTGCGGCGCGATCGCCATGGCCTACCCGTATTTTCTGGTCAGTTTTTATGCGGTGCGCAGCATCTACCCGATGTTCCTGCCGCACGGCGGACTCGGCGCCGCCGACGGTGTCCAACTGCGCCGGCTCGACCGCAGCAGCACCTACTTCCTCGCCATCGCCGCCGCCGTACCGCTGCTCGGCGTCGCGGGCGCGACGTTCATTCCCGCCGAGGATATTCCGGCGGTCATCGTGCCGCTGCGTGTGCTGTGTGTGGGCAGCGCGCTGGCCTTCATTGCCATCTACTGGTTGTTCCGGATGCTCGAACAAGACCTCGCCGCTCTGGAACGCCTTGTCGCCCGGTGATCAGCCCGGCTGGATGGAGCATGCGCTAGAGGATCTCGCTGGTCGCATTGCGCGGTAGCGCGTCCAGGAAGGTGACATCACCCGGCACCGACACGCCGACCACCGCGACCTCGCTGACCTGCGGCAGATACGACAGCGCCTCCTCCACCGGCTGCGGGAGCACATTCTCGCCACTGAAGATCATCATCTCGTCATCGCGGCCCGCGACGAACAGCCGCCCCGCGACATCGAGATCGCCGAGATCGCCGGTAGCATGCCCGCCCAACGGCGCGTTACCAGCGAACCAGGCCTCGCAGGCCAGGTGGCACTGCACAATGTGATCTAGAGGTGCTTCGTGCACTGTCATTGCGCGAGGACTGGGGAACCGGGAGCGAATATGACCGCCAGAGCAGATCTCGAACAGGAACTGGGCGGCCCTGTAGCGGCCCTCGATCAACTCTCCGAGGCGGAATCCGCCGAATTGCTGACGCTGTTGCGCGACGCGCGCAGGGCCGAGACGGCCGGACTCACCGAGGCCGTCGACGGACTGGTCGGTGCACTGCCCTGGCCGCTGAGCACCGCGGCGAAGAAGGTCATGTTCGGGAATCGGCTCGGCTGATGACGGATTGGGTGACCAGGGCGCAGCTGGTTCTGCTGGCCCGCACACTGCATGTCCCCGCCGAACGCTTGGCTCACTTGGAGAAACTCGGCGCCGAGCAACTGCACGAACTGCAACAACGCATGGCGCGCGCCCTTTTCGACGACCACTCCGCGACCTTCGGACGGCTCAGCAAGCTGGTGCCGATAATTCCGCTGAGCATTTCGATACCGCTGGTGCAGCGAGTCGTGCCGCCGATGATGGGCGGACGCGCCGCGGGTGCGGTCGGCATCGAACATCCCAAGAAGGCCGCGGAAGCCCTCGGGATGCTGGATCCGAAATATGCCGCCGATTGCGCGCCGTATATCGACCCGCGTACCGTCGGCCGACTCGCTGCGGTCGCGCCGCCGGAACCGGTCGTGCGGGTGGCCAACGAGCTGATGCGCCGCAAGGACTATGTCACCGCCGGCCCGTTCCTAGGCTTCGCGACCACGCAACTAGTCCGTGCCATCGAGGCGGGCGTGTCTGACGACGAGGGCCTGATCCTCTCGGCCGCCTACGCCTACTCCGGCCCGAATATCAGCGCGATCGTGCGCCAACTGCTATCCGGGCCGCTGAATCGGATACCGCATATCCTCGACACCGTCCTCGCCGGTTCCACCGAGCTACGCCTGGCGGCGGTATCGGTCTTCGCCCGCTGCGACGAGGACGTGATCGAAGCGCTCGGCGACATCCTGCTCGATATAGGCCCGCCCGAAGCCATTACCGAACTCGCCGCCACCTTCATCGAACACGGCGCGATCAACGACATGCTCCGCTTCGCCGCATACCTGAGCCCATCGGCGCTGGACACCTTGGCGGCCAACCCGATCACCGCGGATCCAGCTGCGATGGCGGCGCTGGTCGCCGCGCTCGCGGGGCAGAGCGATCCGATACTGTGGCGCGGCCTGCTCGACCTGGTCGAGCGCACCGATGCAGAGATCCAACGCCGAATCGGTACCCAACTACTCGAATTGCCCGAAGCAACCGTGACCGCGATACCCGGCATCGCGACCAAGGGCCGGTTGTGGTCGACACTGCTGCGAGTCCTCGCCGTGGCCGATACCGACACCCAGGTCCGTCTCGGCGAGCTCTGGGCCAAGCTGCCCGCCGACGACCGCACGAACATCCAGGGGCGCGCCCGCGATCTCGGGCTCGCTACGCGCCTGGCGACACTCACCGTCACGCTGGACATCTACGGCTGACACCCGGTGCATATTCGCACCCTGTGCAACCGAATGTATACGCGCGCAGCTGGTCTCGGGTGAGGCGACCCGAGACCAGCTGCGTCGCAGGCGGATTACACCGGCGTGAAGTCCCGGCTCGCGATATACGTCGGTCGCGGGGCCGGGGCGGCGAACGGCTCCACCAGTGTGTTCTCCACGCTGTTGAACACCAGGAAGATGTTCGACCGCGGGAACGGCGTGATGTTGTTCGACGAACCGTGCATGATATTCGAATCGAACAGCAGGGCCGATCCGGCGCTTCCAGTGAACTGGGTGATGCCGTACTGGTTCGCCAGCGCATTGATATCCGCGTGCGTCGGTACGCCGATCTCCTGCTCCTGCAACGACTCCCGATAATGCTCGGCCGGAGTGCTGCCGGTGCACGGAACGAAGGTGCGGTGCGAGCCGGGCATCACCATCAGGCTGCCGTTGATCGGATAGTTGTTGGTCAATGCGATGGACAGGCTGACCGCACGCGGTGCGGGCATGCCGTCCTCGGCATGCCAGGTCTCGAAATCCGAATGCCAGTAGAAGCCGGTGCCGCGGAAGCCGGGCATGTAGTTCACTCGGCTCTGATGGATGTAGACGTCCGAGCCGAGCACCTGCCTGGCCAATCCGGCCACCCGGGATTCGCGCACCAGATCGGCGATCGCGCCGCTGAGCCGGTGCACCTCGAAGACCGAACGCACCCGGTTCGAGGACTTCTCCACGATCACCCGGTCGTCGCCCTGCAGCGCCGGATCACCGGCGAGACGGTCGATTTCGGCACTGAACTCCGTGACCTCGGCGGGTGTCAACAGCTCTTCGACGATCCCGAAACCATTGGCATCGAAGGAGGCCAGCTCCTCGGAATCGACCGCGCCCCACACCGTGGGATCGGTCCGGTCCCGGTGCTCGCCGACCGTGACGAGCCGAGTCGGGTAGCGATCGTCGGTCTGCACCAACGTCATTGCGCCTCCTATCCGCTTACCTGGGCCGCGACGAGCGGGTAGACGCCGTCGCTGTCGTGGACCTCCTGCCCGGTGACCGGCGGGTTGAACACGCACATCATCCGCATATCGGTACGTACCTCCAAGCGGTGGCGCTCGTGTCCGTCGAGCAGGTACATCGAGCCCGGCGCCAATTCGTAGCTGACGCCGTGGTCCAGATCCGTCAGCGTCCCCTCGCCTTCGATGAGCCACACCGCTTCCACGTGGTAGCGGTAGTGGAACTCGTGCACGGTCCCGGCTTCGATGCTGGTCTCGTGGAAGGAGAATCCGACGCCGTCGCCGCCGAGCACGATGCGCTTACTGCGCCAGCCCTGCCCCGCGACATCGCGATCGGTGCCGGTGATCCCCGCGGTGCTGCGCACGATCATCTCAACGCTCCTGTCCGCAAACGGTGCCGATCGCGCCGGTCAGCACTCGCAGACCATGCTCGACCTCCTCGTCGGTGGCCGTCAATGGCGGCAGCAACTTCACCACTTCGTCCAGCGAACCGGAGGTCTCCACCAGCAGCCCACGCTCGAAGGCGACCTGGCAGACCTTGCCGGCCTGGGAGGGATCGTCGAAGACCACACCGTGCACCAATCCGCGACCCCGCGTCGAAATGCCCGGGAAGTACTCGGCCGCCTGGGTCAGGGCCGCACCGATCCGCTGTCCCTTCGCCTCGGTCGAGGCCTGCAGGGTGCCGTCGGACCAGAAGTGCTCGAGCGCGGCCTGTGCGGTGATGAAGGCCGGGTTGTTACCGCGGAAGGTGCCGTTGTGCTCACCCGGCGCCCAGACGTCGAGTTCCGGTTTGAACAGCACCAGCGCCAGCGGCAAACCGTAGCCGCCGATGGACTTTGACAGCGTCACGATATCCGGGGTGATGCCGGCGATCTCGAAGGAGAAGAACGGTCCGGTCCGGCCGCAGCCCATCTGCACATCGTCGACGATGAGCAGGATGCCACGCGCGGTGCACAATTCGGACAGATGCCGCAGCCACTCCGGCCGGGCGATATTCACGCCCCCCTCACCCTGCACCGTCTCCACGATCACCGCCGCGGGGCGGTCGAAACCGGACGAGGTGTCGTCGAGCACCCGCTCCATCCACTGGAAGTCGGCAGTGGTGTTGTCGAAGTAGCCGTCATAGGGCATATGCGCGGCATGCACCAGCGGCACACCGGCGCCGGCCCGCTTGGCGGCATTGCCGGTCACCGACAGCGCACCCAGCGACATGCCGTGGAAGGCGTTGGTGAAGCTGATGATCGTCTCGCGTCCGGTGACCTTGCGAGCCAGCTTCAGCGCGGCTTCGACGGCATTCGCACCGGTCGGGCCGGGGAACTGGACCTTGTAATCCAGGCCGCGCGGCGTGAAGACGACGTCGCGCAAGGTTTCCAGCAGTCCGCGCTTGGCCACGGTCGACATGTCGAGGCCGTGGGTGATCCCGTCACCGGCGATGTAGTCCAGTAGCGGCTGCTTGAGCACCGGATTGTTGTGGCCGTAGTTCAACGCACCCGCTCCGGCGAAGAAGTCGAGGTACTCCTTCCCATCCTCGGCGCGCAACCAACTCCCGGACGCGGTGGTGAACACCGTCGGCCAGGCGCGGCAATAGCCACGGACATTGGATTCGAGTTCCTCGAAAATGGTCGTCTCGGCGGTAATCATCGTCGATCCTCCTGCTTTCGGGCGGTAGGGGCGATCAAATAGAGGTCTTCGGCAGCGTGGCTGTCCGGGAAGAGTTCGGAATCGAATAGGGGGTGCTTGGTCAGCTCGGCCGACCGGCGACGCGCCACCGAGGCGAACATCGCGATCGAGGCCGGATTGTCCGGTGCGATCGTGGTCTCCAATGCCGAAACACCGGCGCCGGCCACGGTGTCGAGCAGCGTGTCCAGCAGCGCCGCGCCGAGGCCGCGTCCCCGCTGTTCGTGCTCGACCGCGACCTGCCACACGAACACCGTCTCCGGCGCCTGCGGCCGCAGGTAGCCGATCACGAATCCGACGACCCGGCCACCGACTTCGGCAACCACCGAGGTGCTCGCGAAATCACGACACCACAGCAGGTAGGCGTAGCTGGAGTTGGTGTCGAGGACCTGCGAATCCTTGGCGATCCGCCAGATCTCGGCCGCGTCACCGACTCTCGGTGAGCGCAGCACCGGCTGCGTGTGCGGTCCGGAAATCGGTACGGCCGAAGGGTATTCGGTGACCGACGGTTCGATCGTCTTGGTGGACAGGGTGTGCAGTGACATACGTCTCCCTGGTCGGGTCTGCAGTACTTATCCAGGCTTACGAAGCAACTTTGAGGTGAACCTGTCGATCTCTTTGCGGTTGTATTACGAAAAGATCACAACCGCAGGCAGCGTCATACTTCGGTACCAATGCGGCGTCGGTCACAGGCTCAGCGCTGCAGATCGAGTCGGTAGCCGAGACCGCGCACGGTGACCACGATGCGCGGCTCGGAGGCGTCGAGCTCGATTTTGGTGCGCAGGCGGCGCATATGGACATCGACGATGCGCTCATCGCCGAAAAAGCCGTCGTCCCATACTCTTTCGAGCAGAACGGTGCGGCTGAGCACCCGTCCTGGCGATTCCGCGAGTTCGCAGAGCAATTTGAATTCGGTGATGGTGAGGCGGATTTCGTCTTCGCCGCGGCGTACCGCGCCACCGTCTCGATCCAGCACCAGCGATCCGCCGGGGTGCGCGTCGAGTACGGCCTCACGCGGCGCTTCGCGCTCCATCGTCAGGCGCGCGCGACGGCGCAGCGCCCGCATGCGCGCGGAGATCTCCTTGATCTCGAACGGCTTGGTGACATAGTCGTCGGCCCCCGCCTCCAGCGCGGCCACAACATCATGGGTGTCATCACGCGAGCTGACCACGATGATCGGCACGTCGTGCTCACGGCGGATCTCCCTGATGCAATCGAAGCCGTCCATATCGCCGAGCATCAGCTCGACGATCATCACATCGGGAGCGCCATTGCTGCGCAGATACGTCAGCGCGTCCTCGGCCTCATGTGCCTCGGCAACGTCGTAACCCTCGTCTTCCATGGCCGTGCGCAGTGCGCCACGTACCACTTCGTCGTCGTCAACGATCATCAGGTTTGCGGTCAAGCCCTCATCCCTTGCAGCCACGCGGACGCGACGCGACGCCGAGACTCGCGTACCCGGAACCGACGCGAAGTCCGCACTTCGAGCACCTTTGCCAACTGCTTGAATACCCGGACCGACCAATTGGTAAACGGCAGGTCACGGGCAGTCGGTTAGCGTCCGGCTACTCCACCCTGCGCATGAAGACCCGATTTGTGCAAATTGCACGTGATATACGACACATTTCGGCCAGTGTCACCATTCGTCCCGATGGGACTGTTCCAGCCGGTTGAAGTTGCTCGGCCCGCCGTCGGCCCGGCGCTCCTGATAGCGAAACATCAGTCGGCGCGCGTCGAAGGTGGCGAACCATTCGTCCCAGCCCACCGCGCGCAGCACCGCGCCGCCGTACCCGGGGAAATCGAAGCGCAGGACGCCGAGGCGACCGTCGTATTCACTGCCTGGCATGGTGGCCGGTCGCGCACCACGCTGCTCGGCCCACCGCCGGATCACTTCATGATTGCGGGTGACGAGGAAGCGGCCGGGCTGCTGTGGGCCCTCGCCGCGAACGACTGATTCCGGCGGTTTCTTCAGCGACCTCGAAGCCCCCGGTCCGCCGAACGGATCTCGGGTGGCCGGTCGTCGCTGATCGTTCATGACGACCTCCTTGCGCGTCGGCATCAATAGTCCGGTTCCTCTTCGCGTACCCGCGTGCAACGCCGGGCAAACAGTGGATCCGATCACTACGAAACACATTGCGCGACAATGCATTCCCCTCGTCGATCAGTCGCGCAGCGCGGCGTCGCGCAACTTGCCGAGCGTTCTGGACAGTATGCGGGAGACATGCATCTGCGAAACGCCGAGCTGTTCGGCTATCTGGGACTGGGTCATGGACTCGAAAAAGCGCATGACCAGCACCTCGCGTTCCCGGTCGGGCAGCTCCTCGATCAGCGGCCGGACCGCCAGGTAGTCCTCCACATACTGGTAGCTGGGCTCATCTTCACCGAGACTGTCCAGCAGCGGTTGCGGCGCGTTCTCGATGTCGTCGCCGGCCACCGCGTCGATCGAACTCGACTGATAGGCATTGCCCGCGATCAGCGCCTGGGTGACCTCGACCAGATCCACATCCAGCTCCGCGGCGATCTCGCGCGCCTTCGGCAACCGGCCCAGCCGCTGCGATAACGCCTCGATGGTCGGACCGATGCTGAGCTGGATCTCTTTGGTGCGCCGGGGCACCCGCACCGCCCAGGTGTTGTCCCGGAAATGCCTGCGCACTTCGCCCATGATCGTCGGCACCGCGAACGACAGGAACGAGGAACCACGCGACACATCGAAGCGGTCGACGGCCTGCACCAAACCCAACCGGGCCACCTGCAGCAGATCGTCGAAGTTCTCGCCGCGCCCGGAGAATTTGCGCGCGATGTGTTCGGCCAGCGGTAGGCACCGGCCGATCAGTTCCTCGCGCAATAGTTCTCGACGGTGATCGGCCGGGTCGATGGCGGCGATCTTTTCGAAGAGCGGCTCGATATTGTCGTAACTGTCGCGGTGCGCTCTCGAATCAGCCGCCATCACCACTCCGCGCCCAGCTGAAGTCGACGACAGTCGGATATCCGGAGATCACACTGTCGAACGGCTCCTGCGCCGCCGAGATCGACTGCGTCAGCGTGCGGACGATATGCCAGCCGAATCCGGCCTGACCGACCACCTTCTCCGACACCGCGACCGCGGACACGCGCACGAACATCTCGTGATCGTTGTAGGTGAAATCGCTGTCCAGGGTCGAGCCCGGAGTTGCCTCCAGGATCAACGACGTGGCCACCTCGTCCAGCGCGAGCCGGATATCGACCACTTCATCGATCGCGAAATCCGCGATAAGCGCGACTGTTTCGGCGAGCGCGCGCAGCATGGTCAGCTGCTCCAACTCGGCGGGGATGCGAACCCCGATCGTCGTCGTCTTCTCCGCCGCGGACTGGGAACTCCACTCCCCCATGCCCATCACCACCTCTTTTCCTCCGAGCCGACCGGAACTTGCCTTCGAGTCGGGGGCCATTCGCGACTTACCCGGCCGGTCACCATCGAAACATCGCAACCGGTGTGGATCCGACTCAGTCGGCCTCGATCCGTTCATGCGCAGTCAACAGCAGATGGTCGAAGCGCGTGCGCAGTTCGGCCATCGAATCGGTCAGCATCCCGAGATCGGCGATCAACTGGGCGGCCAGTGCACGCAGTTTGATGTTGGTCTCCTGGGAGCGCCAGCTCAGCACCCGGAACGCCTGTTCGCCGTTGATACCGTAGGCCAGCATCAACGCGCCCTTGGCCTGCTCGATCACGGCTCGCGACGCATACAGTTCGGGCAGCGCGTCGTCGAGAGTCTCCTGCTGCCGCTCCTCGAGTGCGTCGGTGACATCTATGTAGTACCCCGACGTCCCGATCACCGTTTCCGCCTCGTCGAGCATCTGATCGGCGACCACGATCACGTGGTGCACGCGACCGCTCGTATCGATGATCCGGTGCCGGCTGGAGAACGGCTGCGCGTTTTCGATGGAGTTGGCCAGGGTGTCAGCGACCTGTGCGCGATCCTCTGGATGTTTATGCGACAGCAGCAGTTCAGTGGTCGGTGTCACCGTCCCCGGCTCGTATCCATGCAATGCCGCCACCTCGTCGGACCATTCCCACCGCTCGTCGGCAAACCAGAAGTAGAAGGTGCCGACGCTCTGCGTCTTCCCCATGCCGATGACCCGGCCCAACGCCTTCGCCTGCTCGGGCGAAACCGATCCACTCTCCATCACAGCGCAAGTATGGAGTGTGATCATGCTCGGTGCCGGGATATCGACCCGACCAGGGACTTAAGGCCTCATTTAGGTGTCAAGCGCGGCCCGCATCGTCGGGAAATCACAGCACACGGCGCGTACTCCGGTAATGGCGAGCACCCGCTCGATCTCCCGGCGCCCCGCGACGATCCGCACAGCGGGACCGTCGTGCGCGGCCCGCTGGGTGATCGCTCCGATGGTGGCCGCGACCCGGATACTCAAGAATTTGGTGGCGCGCAGATCGAGGACAACCGCATGGCACCGGGTCGTGACGGCTTGTTCGAGCATGGCGCGGAACTCCGGGAGTGCGGCCGCATCGAGTTCCCCTTCGGCACGCACCACCACACAGTGTTTACGGCGATCGACGCGTTGCGACCAGAACCGGTTACGTGGTCGTTCACCGGCCGGGTGCTGACCATTCGATCGGTGCTGTAGAGCGGCAGACATGTCAAACCTCCCAATGGGAATCCCGGTCCTGCGCGGCAGGATCGGATCACGGGAGAGTGGCGATGGCGGCGGCCGGTACGACATACCGGTAGTCGCCACGATGCGGCAGGTGTCGCTACGCGCTCCCGCTGGCCGAGTCCCGCTTGGTGTCACCGCGTCGGACCCAGGGTCGGCTGTAGTCTCAACCGTTTCCCATTCTGGCACGCCGGTCCGATCCGTCTCAACCACCGGATTCATCGCGGCCATCGCGCCAGCGCAACGGTGCGATCACCCACGCCGCCGCGAAAAGCGCGGCGACCACCGCTCCCGACACCGCACCGGCGATCGTGCCTGCGACGGTGTCCATCACCAACATCGTCGCGCCGGTCAGCGCGAGTCCCAGCAGCGCGATTCCGGCCATCGCGCAGCGATGCGCCGCCGCCACGACATTGCCCAACCGATGTCGCCGGAACAGGATCCGGTGCCACGACACCGGCGCGACCAGGAACACCGTCGCACCCATCGCCGCGGAGACGGTACCCAGATACAGCAGGCGCATCAGCTGCGACAAGGTGGTGAATCCGGCCTGGAACGGGAGGATCAGCAGCGCGCTGATCAAGAACTGCACACCGGTCTGCACGACGCGCAGTTCCTGCACCAGATTGGACCAATTGCGGTCCAGTCGTTGCGTTTCGGTCTCATGTCTGGCGTTGCGATCCCATTCCTGATCATCGATGGTCACGGCTGGGTCATCGCCCTTCGATGTCGTCGCCATGGCTGCTCCTGGGTTCGCGCTCCGTATTGGCGGCGTACCCGCGCCGGGACGGCATACACCCCGCGATCGTTGCTCGGAGCGCCGCTGATTCGGTGTTCGACGGGCGGGTATGCGGATAATGACGCCGACGCGATCGGCGGCATCGTTTCGAGGAGGAGCGATCCATCATGAGAAACACCGGAACAGGCCGAGGTCGCATCGCCGCGGTGGTCGCTGCGGCCGCGCTGGCGGTCTTGGCCAGCGGCTGCGAGGAGGCCGAGAAGGCGGTGAACAAGGGCGGTGACACACCCTGTAGTGAATTCGTCGCGCAGGACAAAGATAAACAACGTGTCACGGTGACCAAATTCCTCGAGCAGGAACGTAACGGCAATGCTCCGGCGACCAATGACCAGACCGTCGACGCCTCGATCGCCGCCATCGAATTGATGTGCCGGGCACAGGCCAATCCGGACACACCTATCCGCAAAGCCGACTTGACCGGCATCCTGGTGCCGATGTA
Protein-coding sequences here:
- a CDS encoding response regulator transcription factor, whose amino-acid sequence is MTANLMIVDDDEVVRGALRTAMEDEGYDVAEAHEAEDALTYLRSNGAPDVMIVELMLGDMDGFDCIREIRREHDVPIIVVSSRDDTHDVVAALEAGADDYVTKPFEIKEISARMRALRRRARLTMEREAPREAVLDAHPGGSLVLDRDGGAVRRGEDEIRLTITEFKLLCELAESPGRVLSRTVLLERVWDDGFFGDERIVDVHMRRLRTKIELDASEPRIVVTVRGLGYRLDLQR
- a CDS encoding serine/threonine-protein kinase, encoding MAHPAPPVPGATVGPDRSPGGPRGTGVAEVVERFAEAWRAADAPPDLPAYLPDSPAIRRVSLIELIKVDLANRWMRGTEPKRLAEYVEDLPELRTWPLPPDLIYEEFHVRRRAGSSVNVEEYTAAYPEQAEQLSEMLATDDYRSTLLAVYADPVNLDEIDVGQKIDDFDLMTGLGRGAFARVFLARQRSMQRLVAVKISQDKTAEPQTLAQLDHDYIVRVFDQRVLESRRLRLLYMQYVPGGTLFTVLERVRNTPAAERSGALLVDVIDSVLADKGEIRPSESPVRAELAELSWPETIAWLGRRLAQALDYAGRCGVLHRDIKPANVLLTAEGIPKLADFNISFSGNVSGDSPVAYFGGSLAYMSPEQLAAVHPDKPTTAADLDTRSDLYALAVMLWELLTGRKPFDDDKVTGGDRTALDGMLDRRSRSPQSLPYQDLPADCPVALRRALVRALDPDPDKRWARGADMAQQFDVCLDARARDLVDPPPHSWRLRARVLMHPIMALAIGGPNALAILYSYNHNRTLIIAKLDEQAQLRFDQIAVATYGICFLIGIIVTNVLLVDLWSISRGLRKGKSYDAPTLARARSEALQLGRRNVLTCFALWVLAGVVVPVSVQVSGNHLTAEAYVHFFITQIVCGAIAMAYPYFLVSFYAVRSIYPMFLPHGGLGAADGVQLRRLDRSSTYFLAIAAAVPLLGVAGATFIPAEDIPAVIVPLRVLCVGSALAFIAIYWLFRMLEQDLAALERLVAR
- a CDS encoding RNA polymerase sigma factor SigF; amino-acid sequence: MAADSRAHRDSYDNIEPLFEKIAAIDPADHRRELLREELIGRCLPLAEHIARKFSGRGENFDDLLQVARLGLVQAVDRFDVSRGSSFLSFAVPTIMGEVRRHFRDNTWAVRVPRRTKEIQLSIGPTIEALSQRLGRLPKAREIAAELDVDLVEVTQALIAGNAYQSSSIDAVAGDDIENAPQPLLDSLGEDEPSYQYVEDYLAVRPLIEELPDREREVLVMRFFESMTQSQIAEQLGVSQMHVSRILSRTLGKLRDAALRD
- the ectA gene encoding diaminobutyrate acetyltransferase, with the translated sequence MSLHTLSTKTIEPSVTEYPSAVPISGPHTQPVLRSPRVGDAAEIWRIAKDSQVLDTNSSYAYLLWCRDFASTSVVAEVGGRVVGFVIGYLRPQAPETVFVWQVAVEHEQRGRGLGAALLDTLLDTVAGAGVSALETTIAPDNPASIAMFASVARRRSAELTKHPLFDSELFPDSHAAEDLYLIAPTARKQEDRR
- the ectB gene encoding diaminobutyrate--2-oxoglutarate transaminase — encoded protein: MITAETTIFEELESNVRGYCRAWPTVFTTASGSWLRAEDGKEYLDFFAGAGALNYGHNNPVLKQPLLDYIAGDGITHGLDMSTVAKRGLLETLRDVVFTPRGLDYKVQFPGPTGANAVEAALKLARKVTGRETIISFTNAFHGMSLGALSVTGNAAKRAGAGVPLVHAAHMPYDGYFDNTTADFQWMERVLDDTSSGFDRPAAVIVETVQGEGGVNIARPEWLRHLSELCTARGILLIVDDVQMGCGRTGPFFSFEIAGITPDIVTLSKSIGGYGLPLALVLFKPELDVWAPGEHNGTFRGNNPAFITAQAALEHFWSDGTLQASTEAKGQRIGAALTQAAEYFPGISTRGRGLVHGVVFDDPSQAGKVCQVAFERGLLVETSGSLDEVVKLLPPLTATDEEVEHGLRVLTGAIGTVCGQER
- the thpD gene encoding ectoine hydroxylase — protein: MTLVQTDDRYPTRLVTVGEHRDRTDPTVWGAVDSEELASFDANGFGIVEELLTPAEVTEFSAEIDRLAGDPALQGDDRVIVEKSSNRVRSVFEVHRLSGAIADLVRESRVAGLARQVLGSDVYIHQSRVNYMPGFRGTGFYWHSDFETWHAEDGMPAPRAVSLSIALTNNYPINGSLMVMPGSHRTFVPCTGSTPAEHYRESLQEQEIGVPTHADINALANQYGITQFTGSAGSALLFDSNIMHGSSNNITPFPRSNIFLVFNSVENTLVEPFAAPAPRPTYIASRDFTPV
- a CDS encoding anti-sigma factor, which gives rise to MGEWSSQSAAEKTTTIGVRIPAELEQLTMLRALAETVALIADFAIDEVVDIRLALDEVATSLILEATPGSTLDSDFTYNDHEMFVRVSAVAVSEKVVGQAGFGWHIVRTLTQSISAAQEPFDSVISGYPTVVDFSWARSGDGG
- a CDS encoding ectoine synthase: MIVRSTAGITGTDRDVAGQGWRSKRIVLGGDGVGFSFHETSIEAGTVHEFHYRYHVEAVWLIEGEGTLTDLDHGVSYELAPGSMYLLDGHERHRLEVRTDMRMMCVFNPPVTGQEVHDSDGVYPLVAAQVSG